From Lysinibacillus sp. SGAir0095, the proteins below share one genomic window:
- a CDS encoding TetR/AcrR family transcriptional regulator, which yields MDKTLDPRFLRTRKLIMEAFMELAIEKDFKDITIKDITQRATVNRATFYYHFFDKYDLLEKVLSEDVLQGILKNVSSHEALTPESLNEIFLSLLSFQNGLANQCSRSYEAFTPKIEIIVKEELGRVFRDLLKQKYPEWTYEKVELHSITISWSLYGISTKYIKSGYTPSNNLMIETFTRLLR from the coding sequence ATGGATAAAACATTAGATCCACGTTTTCTAAGAACACGAAAATTGATTATGGAAGCTTTTATGGAATTAGCGATTGAAAAAGATTTTAAGGATATTACAATCAAGGATATTACTCAAAGAGCTACAGTGAATCGAGCAACTTTTTATTATCACTTCTTTGATAAATATGATTTGTTAGAGAAAGTGTTAAGTGAAGATGTATTGCAGGGGATACTAAAAAATGTTTCTTCTCATGAAGCATTAACGCCTGAATCATTAAATGAGATTTTCCTTAGCTTATTATCATTTCAAAATGGTTTGGCCAATCAATGTTCACGGAGTTATGAAGCGTTTACTCCAAAAATTGAAATCATTGTTAAAGAAGAGCTTGGCAGGGTATTTCGAGATTTATTAAAACAAAAATATCCAGAGTGGACGTATGAAAAAGTCGAACTACACAGCATTACGATTAGCTGGAGCTTATATGGAATATCCACTAAATATATAAAGAGTGGGTATACGCCATCGAATAACCTAATGATCGAAACGTTTACTAGACTATTAAGATAA
- a CDS encoding NAD(P)-dependent oxidoreductase produces the protein MNITLFGANGQIGQQFINIALQKGDKVKAFVRREGAINFKHENLEIIVGSLTNEKILTESIQGQDAIVSTLGPNLNGGRKVKELPIRDAHEMILKVMEAQGVKRFITLATPATKSNADKKQIATVIPSLMPKLLFPAGYLEMKGIEESVNASKVDWTVVRIINPNVKTDGNGYTISFGDSKAKMGVSRKNAAKCMYDAIRQNKWIGKMPIVFNI, from the coding sequence ATGAACATAACACTATTTGGGGCCAATGGACAGATAGGCCAACAATTTATAAATATTGCTCTACAAAAGGGAGATAAAGTTAAAGCGTTCGTACGCCGTGAAGGTGCCATAAATTTTAAGCATGAAAACCTTGAAATTATTGTTGGGAGCCTGACAAATGAAAAAATATTAACAGAATCAATTCAAGGCCAAGATGCAATTGTTAGTACACTTGGTCCTAATCTAAATGGTGGCCGAAAAGTAAAAGAGTTACCGATTCGTGATGCGCACGAAATGATTTTAAAAGTAATGGAAGCGCAGGGTGTAAAGCGTTTTATTACACTTGCTACACCTGCTACGAAGTCAAATGCTGATAAAAAACAAATCGCTACAGTTATCCCTTCACTTATGCCAAAGCTATTGTTCCCTGCAGGTTATCTAGAAATGAAGGGGATTGAGGAATCAGTGAACGCCAGTAAAGTGGACTGGACAGTAGTACGAATAATCAACCCTAATGTTAAAACAGATGGCAATGGTTATACCATTTCATTTGGAGATTCAAAAGCAAAAATGGGCGTATCTCGAAAAAACGCAGCTAAATGTATGTATGATGCAATTCGACAAAATAAATGGATTGGCAAAATGCCAATTGTTTTTAATATATAA
- a CDS encoding HXXEE domain-containing protein, whose protein sequence is MEYYFIVFFCFAITLHNIEEAVWLPEWSQHSSKFQKPVTSSEFHFAVIFITILAYLAAFSYLFMPESELAKWFFIGFLGSMIINAIFPHLMATILMKKYAPGLLTGLLLNIPINSLVIYQMFSKNLIVWKELVISTFVVGISLLALIPFLFKMGGKITSS, encoded by the coding sequence ATGGAGTATTATTTCATAGTATTTTTTTGTTTTGCTATCACACTTCATAATATTGAGGAAGCAGTATGGTTGCCTGAGTGGTCCCAACACTCTTCAAAGTTTCAAAAGCCAGTAACTTCGAGTGAATTTCATTTTGCTGTCATTTTTATCACAATTTTGGCTTACTTAGCTGCATTTAGTTATTTATTTATGCCAGAATCAGAACTTGCAAAATGGTTTTTTATAGGCTTTCTAGGTTCAATGATTATTAATGCAATTTTTCCACATCTAATGGCGACCATATTGATGAAAAAGTATGCACCTGGACTACTTACTGGATTATTACTTAACATTCCAATAAATTCATTAGTGATCTATCAAATGTTTTCGAAGAATTTGATTGTATGGAAAGAGCTAGTCATATCTACATTTGTTGTAGGAATTAGTTTATTGGCACTAATTCCGTTTTTGTTTAAAATGGGTGGAAAAATAACTTCTTCTTAA
- a CDS encoding peptide-methionine (S)-S-oxide reductase produces MEIVYFAGGCLWGVQAFVKTLPGVKFTEAGRANGTSHTLEGDYDGYAECVKTGYDPTMVTIRELMGYFFEIIDPYSLNKQGPDVGEKYRTGVYSEKQEHLEEAKAFLSERHDFDRIVVEVLPLTNYVRSAEEHQDRLARCPNDYCHIPEEILSRYRT; encoded by the coding sequence ATGGAAATAGTATATTTTGCAGGTGGATGTTTATGGGGCGTACAAGCATTTGTAAAAACCTTACCTGGCGTTAAGTTTACAGAAGCGGGAAGAGCTAATGGAACTAGTCACACACTTGAGGGTGATTATGATGGTTACGCCGAATGTGTAAAAACAGGATATGACCCAACGATGGTAACTATCAGGGAATTAATGGGATACTTTTTTGAAATAATTGATCCATATAGTTTGAATAAACAAGGACCGGATGTTGGTGAGAAATACAGAACAGGAGTATATAGTGAAAAGCAAGAACACTTAGAAGAAGCGAAGGCATTTCTTAGTGAGAGACATGATTTTGACCGTATAGTTGTTGAGGTATTACCTCTTACAAACTATGTGAGAAGTGCAGAAGAACATCAAGATAGGCTAGCCAGGTGTCCAAACGATTATTGTCATATTCCTGAGGAAATATTAAGTAGATATAGGACGTGA
- a CDS encoding SDR family oxidoreductase, producing the protein MNRFEEKVVIVTGAGSGLGQAATLQLAQEGAKLVLVDLNEVGLKETEEKVLAISPQAEVLLITANVADENAVKGFVDATVEKFGKIDGFFNNAGIEGKQNLTEDFGIDEFQKVVSINLNGVFYGMKYVLKVMKEQGSGSIVNTASVGGIRGVGNQSGYAASKHGVVGLTRNSAIEYGQFGVSIKAIAPGAIMTPMVEGSLRQMGGDNWEEVGKEFVKPNPMRRFGKPEEVGYLVAFLLSNQADFINGVVVPIDGGQSYKY; encoded by the coding sequence ATGAATCGTTTTGAAGAAAAAGTAGTAATTGTAACTGGTGCAGGATCTGGTCTTGGACAAGCAGCGACACTTCAATTAGCACAAGAGGGTGCTAAACTAGTTTTAGTAGACTTGAATGAAGTGGGTTTAAAAGAAACAGAAGAAAAAGTGTTGGCCATTTCGCCACAGGCTGAAGTATTATTAATTACAGCAAACGTAGCAGATGAAAATGCTGTAAAAGGTTTTGTTGATGCAACGGTTGAAAAGTTCGGTAAAATTGACGGCTTCTTTAACAACGCAGGTATCGAAGGAAAACAAAATTTAACAGAAGACTTTGGTATCGATGAGTTCCAAAAAGTGGTTTCCATCAACCTAAATGGTGTCTTCTACGGCATGAAATACGTATTAAAAGTAATGAAAGAACAAGGGTCAGGATCAATTGTAAATACAGCATCTGTTGGTGGTATTCGCGGTGTTGGAAATCAATCCGGCTATGCGGCATCCAAACATGGTGTTGTTGGATTAACTCGTAATTCAGCAATAGAATATGGACAATTTGGTGTTTCTATTAAAGCAATTGCACCAGGTGCCATAATGACGCCAATGGTAGAGGGCTCTTTACGTCAAATGGGTGGTGATAATTGGGAAGAGGTAGGGAAAGAATTCGTAAAACCAAACCCAATGCGCCGCTTCGGAAAACCAGAAGAGGTGGGTTACTTAGTTGCCTTCCTGCTTTCAAACCAAGCAGACTTCATTAATGGGGTTGTTGTGCCAATCGATGGCGGCCAATC
- a CDS encoding SDR family NAD(P)-dependent oxidoreductase, whose amino-acid sequence MRFENKVVIITGAAGGIGKEIARKLAGEGAKLTLVDLNEAAVKAVAEELNLGENRVLALKADVSKETEVKNYVEQTVEKFGRIDGFANNAGVEGPAKILEEITEEDFDFVYNINVKGAFYGLKYVMPIMKQQKAGSIVNTASVAGLIGSPNMMLYNSSKHALMGINKVAALEAAPYNVRVNTVNPGVINTQMMRQIEAKVAPGAAEAAQSAYQDAVPMKRYGEPQEVANVIAFLLSDEASYVSSSSYTVDGSLYNV is encoded by the coding sequence ATGAGATTTGAAAACAAAGTTGTCATTATTACAGGTGCTGCAGGAGGAATCGGTAAAGAGATAGCTCGTAAGCTTGCAGGTGAAGGAGCAAAATTAACCCTGGTGGATTTAAATGAAGCTGCTGTGAAAGCGGTTGCAGAGGAACTTAACTTAGGTGAAAATCGCGTCCTTGCGTTAAAGGCAGATGTTTCAAAAGAAACAGAAGTAAAAAATTATGTTGAGCAAACTGTAGAAAAATTTGGTCGTATTGACGGATTTGCAAATAATGCAGGGGTTGAAGGTCCAGCGAAAATTTTAGAAGAAATTACAGAAGAAGATTTCGATTTTGTCTATAACATTAACGTAAAGGGTGCTTTCTACGGCTTAAAATATGTAATGCCAATTATGAAGCAGCAAAAAGCAGGTTCGATTGTTAACACTGCTTCCGTGGCAGGATTAATCGGTTCGCCAAATATGATGCTGTATAATTCATCGAAACATGCACTAATGGGCATAAATAAAGTAGCCGCTTTAGAAGCAGCTCCATATAATGTGCGTGTGAATACAGTAAACCCTGGTGTTATTAATACTCAAATGATGCGCCAGATTGAAGCGAAAGTTGCACCAGGTGCGGCTGAAGCAGCACAATCCGCCTATCAAGATGCAGTTCCAATGAAGCGTTATGGTGAGCCACAGGAAGTAGCTAATGTCATTGCATTTTTACTATCAGATGAAGCTTCTTATGTAAGCTCTTCATCATACACAGTAGATGGATCTTTATACAATGTTTAA
- a CDS encoding TetR/AcrR family transcriptional regulator: MKSNSNQALRTKHFLKKAFIEMVHKKGFSAVTVKDIVDYAQYNRTTFYVYYQNIYDLVEELMDEMFEAIQYTSMSKYKSNSRVNVQELTPNSFELLYYIYDHRDYFTLLLVEDTLPRIHQQIPEAIFNLLKGNFDIQYGVSLVDDYSQKRYMAYGTAGLILDWIAQDFDATPGEMTERLIRILNTFAKGFVIKEIDA; encoded by the coding sequence ATGAAATCCAATTCCAATCAAGCTTTGCGTACAAAGCATTTCTTGAAGAAGGCATTTATTGAAATGGTCCATAAAAAGGGATTTAGTGCTGTTACAGTGAAGGACATTGTAGATTATGCACAATATAATCGAACAACCTTCTATGTGTACTATCAAAACATTTATGATCTTGTTGAAGAGTTAATGGATGAAATGTTTGAAGCCATCCAGTATACCAGCATGTCTAAATATAAAAGTAATAGTCGGGTGAATGTACAGGAGTTGACACCAAACTCCTTTGAATTGTTGTATTACATTTACGATCACCGTGATTACTTCACATTACTTCTTGTAGAAGATACATTGCCACGCATTCACCAGCAAATACCTGAAGCGATTTTTAACTTACTAAAAGGGAACTTTGATATTCAATACGGCGTGTCCTTGGTTGATGATTACTCCCAAAAGCGCTATATGGCATATGGGACGGCAGGGTTGATTTTGGACTGGATAGCACAAGATTTTGATGCGACACCCGGTGAAATGACAGAGCGTCTCATACGAATTTTAAACACTTTTGCAAAAGGGTTTGTAATAAAAGAAATTGACGCTTAA
- a CDS encoding DoxX family protein, translated as MTIITWILQGLLGAMLLMAGTMKVFGSNMHKEAFSKWGYPQWFRVVTGLTEVVAAGLLIIGYWNESMATIGAAILVAVGIGGVITHIRVKDTLKDSAMIGVLGILAFVLLIILL; from the coding sequence TTGACAATTATTACTTGGATTTTGCAAGGTCTTTTAGGAGCAATGCTTTTGATGGCTGGTACAATGAAGGTATTCGGTTCAAACATGCATAAGGAGGCATTCTCTAAATGGGGCTACCCACAGTGGTTTCGCGTTGTCACTGGATTAACTGAAGTAGTGGCGGCCGGACTTTTAATTATCGGATATTGGAATGAAAGTATGGCAACAATTGGGGCTGCTATATTAGTAGCTGTAGGTATTGGTGGCGTTATTACACATATTCGAGTGAAAGATACCTTAAAAGATTCTGCAATGATTGGGGTATTAGGTATCTTAGCTTTCGTATTACTAATTATCCTTTTATAA